The Kosakonia sp. SMBL-WEM22 sequence TTTCCATCTTTGTAATTCAGAGGAAAGCCACCGTTATTTTTAAGATAAAAATCCTGAAAAGATTCAGGGAGTTTGTTATTATAAAACTCGTTAAATTTCTTCATATCATCTAAAGTAAGATTTTTTTCAGAATCTGAAAGATACATTAGCAAGTTCCTCCGGCAGGTTTACGGATCCGGGCAGGGAAAGCATATCTCCTGCCGGTTGCAGCTTTGTACTGACTTACCCCCCCTACATGTGAGATCCCAGAATGTGCATCTTGTTTAACGAGTTGCATAGTTCCTTTATTCGTCTCAGGATTATAATCATCAAGTGGTGCCAGGCATAGCTGCGAGGGTGGATTTTAGGGCTATGGATTCTTCCCTGGCGATGTCTAGGATTAATCTTTTAATCTGATAAATCACTCACTAAATCGTCTGATTTCACTTGTGGAAGACATTGCCATAATGCAGATGTCCGCTATGTGCCAGAAAAAGACAGGGAATACATGATGATAGCTTAATCAACCGAGGGCATCGTACGCGCCCTGTTGTACATTACTCCTGGTCAATGGGGGTAGAAAAATGCAACTCTTTAATTATGCTGGCAATTAAGTGATAATTTTTCATCTGAAAAAGACAATCAGGAAAAAAAGACTCTGGCGATGACTGTTTCTATAGGAGTATTTGCAGGTATGAGGCCACGCTCGACCGCACCCTTCGTTGATATGCTCGTGACAGATTGCCAGATCGGCTATGCCGCAAAAAATGATCTGGATTTTCCCAAAATGCATATTATTTCGTTGCCAACACCTTTTTGGCCTGGTAAGAAAATTAATGATGATGCGATGATCGCCGCGCTGCAGCAGGGTATTGCCGAACTGGTTAAAGCTAAAGTGAGCCTTAAAGCTCTTTCCTGTAACTAGGCCAGTTATATTCACCCAGCACAGCAAAAGGAATTGACCTGCTCCCCGTTAACACCGTACCTGGCTCGCTTCTTATAGTTTACCTGTGTTACTGCCAGCATCCTCATGGCACAGGAACAAGGCGGCAATGGAGAGGTTTGCCTGACTTTTGAAGTCAGTGTGTTAATGGAAATGATTTTATGAGTAACTCTTCTAACGAAGAATACAAACACTCCATTCCATAAGTATCATGTGTAAAAATATATATCTCGCCATCACTATTCATAAGGATAGGGTTTCCACTACCATCATCTGAAATAACGTAGAATGCGTTCAAAACGGACTCATCAAGATCTTTGTATGTTTCTCTGAATTTTTGCGTCAGATCAACCACTGTCGCTTTTCCAACTAAAGAACCATTAATGAAAGCATGTATAGCTATACCTCCAAAAGCCCCGCCAAACAATTTTATGAATTCAATATATTGCTCATTAAATTTAATGTTCAACTTTTCTTCTGCGTTTGCTATCTCTTCATCTGTAGCAGGAATCCCGTACAAAACCATATCCTGATCAGATATTAAGTTCTCTCTGACTCGAGTTAACAATTGTTCATTCATACACAACCACCTCATTCTTCATTTCTAGTCTGAAAGATGACCAATTACTATAGACAATATACTCTTTTTTTGAATAATTATCATGCATTACTATAACGCTCGGAAGTTTTTTCTTGTTTTTCGTCACTTTAGCTTGAATAATAACAGCGCGTTCATCAATTGTATTTATATACCTACCCCCCTATTATCCAAAAGATAACTATTGTAAACTACTAAAGCATCTCCTAATTCTACTTGCTTTAAGGACGAGGCTTGGTAATACTCAACAATCGTTTTTTTATCAATCCATCCTAATTCAATTCCATAATAAAACGAATGTAGAT is a genomic window containing:
- a CDS encoding SMI1/KNR4 family protein, with the translated sequence MNEQLLTRVRENLISDQDMVLYGIPATDEEIANAEEKLNIKFNEQYIEFIKLFGGAFGGIAIHAFINGSLVGKATVVDLTQKFRETYKDLDESVLNAFYVISDDGSGNPILMNSDGEIYIFTHDTYGMECLYSSLEELLIKSFPLTH